The DNA sequence TGAGCAGAACGTTCTGGTAAAAGAACCAAATGTTGTTTTAAAAGATATTGCAAAAATCACATCCACCAATCGAGAAATGGTAAATAAGCTAAAGACCATGAAGGTATATCAGTTTCATACACCGGCAAATCAGGATAAGAAGAAAAAGCAGAGTGAAGTTTTTTCCATTTTGAAGATTATTGAACTCATTGGAAAAGAATATCCCAATGTAGATATTCAGAATATGGGAGAAAAAGATTTTATTATAGAGTATGAGCCGGTTCCGGAAATAAAGTGGAAACAATGTTTTAAGGTTGCTATCTTATGTGTATTTACTTTTTTTGGTTCTGCATTTACCATTATGACTTTTAATAATGACGTAGGGGTGGGGGAGGTTTTTTTGGATTTCTATCAACAGGTAATGGGAAGACCTTCCGATGGTTTTACTATTTTGGAAATAAGCTATGCAATAGGTCTTTCTCTTGGAATTTTGATATTTTTTAATCATATGGGACGAAAGAAGATTACTCATGATCCGACTCCGATTCAGGTGGAAATGCGTACTTATGAAAAGGATATAGACACTACTTTTATACAAAACTGTGGCAGAAAAGGAACGAACAATGATGTGGATTAAAGAAGTGTTTTTGGCACTTGTCGGACTGGCATCCGGTTTCGCAGTGTCAGCAGGTGTATTCGCATTTATCATATCGGTAGGTGTAATTCCGAGAATGATTGGAAAGACCCAGACGGTGAAAGATGTCCTGATTTATGAGACAATCATTTTACTAGGTGGAACCTTTGGAAATCTGTTTTCTCTGTTTCAATGGAATGTACCGTTGGGAATACCCTTATTGGTGCTGTTCGGAGTATCTGCCGGAGTATTTACCGGGTGTCTGGCAGTGGCATTGGCAGAGATTTTAAATTCCTTTCCCATTATGTTTCGAAGGTTGCGGATTAAGGAAGGACTTGGATGGATGCTATTTTTTATGGCGATGGGAAAGACCTTTGGTTCGTTATATTTTTATGCAAATCATATGCAGAAATTCTAGAAAAGAAAGTGAGAAAATAAAATGGCACAGGAAACTATGGCACAAAAAGAAAAGAAAAATCAAGCGTATAATGAGTATGTAAAACAGGTGACACCGACTCATTCACTGCCCGCAAATATGGCAAAGGCATTTGTGTTAGGAGGAATCATTTGCGTAATCGGGCAGTTCATTTTAAATATAGCAATGAATCAATTTGGGTTAGACAAGGAAACCGCGGGAAGTTGGTGCAGTATGATTCTGGTATTGAGTAGCGTTATTCTGACGGGATGTAACATCTATCCATCATTGGCAAACTGGGGGGGCGCAGGGGCATTGGTTCCGATTACCGGATTTGCCAATTCCGTGGCGGCACCGGCGATTGAGTTCCAGAAAGAAGGGCAGGTATTCGGAATCGGATGTAAGATTTTTACCATTGCAGGACCGGTCATTTTATATGGAATCTTTACCAGTTGGGCCTTGGGACTGATTTATTGGATTGGAAAGTGTATTGGATGGGTCTAATTTCATATTGACAGTTAAAAAAATAAGTACCTATAATTATGATAGGTACTCATTTTTTATAACGAAAGGAGGAGAAGGTATGGAAGGGAACAGCCATGGGGAAAATTGGGAAAAGTTTTGTCAGTTCATAGAGGTTTTGAATCCATGTATGGATGATTATTTGTATATATTTGATATAAGAGAAGATTTTTATGCGATATCATCTGGGGCATTGAAACGATTTAAGATATCGGCTGCTCAATTTCATAATGTGTCGGAAGGACTTCGAGAGTTTGTTTATGCAGAAGATATTGATATGCTTTTAGAAGATTTGGCACTGATGATTTCGGGGGAAAAGGATTTTCATAATCTTCAATATCGTTGGCTGGGGCCGGATGGGAAACCTATCTGGATTAATTGTCGTGGACGTATTATAAAGGATACCGATGGAAAGCCTGAGTTCATGATTGGTTGTATAAATGAAATTGGGGCAAAACAGAAAGCGGATAACACCAGTGGACTTTTGGGGGAATCCAGTCTTATGTCCTATGTGAGGGAAGTAGGTCCCCGTGTGCCAGAGGGGTATATTCTTCGTATTGGTATTGATAATTTCAAAGAAATTAATGAAAATAAAGGAATTGAATATGGAGATATGATCCTGCGAAAGACAGCAGAGTGTATCGAAGGGGTAATCCAGCCTGGGCAGAAGTTATATCGGATGGTGGCAGACGAATTTATGGTTATAGACTTTCAGGGTGGAAGTACTAAAAAGGCTCATAAATTGTATAAGAAGATTTGTCAGAAAGTGGAAGAGTTTATTGAACAAAATCACTATGAAGCAGTTTATACTGTTTCAGGAGGCATATTAAGTTGTAGCCAGATACAGGATGAGTCTTTTTCTTCTATTATGAAATTGTCGGAGTTTGCACTGAATGAGGCAAAACGGAAGGGAAAAAATAGGTCTTATATTTTTGATGAAAGAGATTATAAGGAATTTCTGCGGAAAAAGGAACTATTGAGCGAGATGCGCTATGCTATATATGATGATTACAAAGGATTTGAAGTGCATTTTCAGCCGATTGTGGATGCGAAAATAGGAAAATTGGCAAGTGCAGAGACTTTGCTTCGTTTTCATTCAGAAGTGACCGGAGCGGTTTCGCCGGTAGAATTTATACCACTTCTGGAAGAAACCGGATTGATTATACCGGTAGGAAGGTGGGTATTAGAGCAGGCTTGTTCCAGATGTAGAGAGATTCAAAAATACATACCGGATTTTAGGGTTAGTGTAAATCTTTCGTATGTTCAGGTAAAAAAGAGCAACGTTTTAAAAGAAATTACCAGTATGATAGAGAAG is a window from the Roseburia sp. 499 genome containing:
- a CDS encoding stage V sporulation protein AA; its protein translation is MASNSDTLYIKIEQNVLVKEPNVVLKDIAKITSTNREMVNKLKTMKVYQFHTPANQDKKKKQSEVFSILKIIELIGKEYPNVDIQNMGEKDFIIEYEPVPEIKWKQCFKVAILCVFTFFGSAFTIMTFNNDVGVGEVFLDFYQQVMGRPSDGFTILEISYAIGLSLGILIFFNHMGRKKITHDPTPIQVEMRTYEKDIDTTFIQNCGRKGTNNDVD
- a CDS encoding stage V sporulation protein AB, translating into MMWIKEVFLALVGLASGFAVSAGVFAFIISVGVIPRMIGKTQTVKDVLIYETIILLGGTFGNLFSLFQWNVPLGIPLLVLFGVSAGVFTGCLAVALAEILNSFPIMFRRLRIKEGLGWMLFFMAMGKTFGSLYFYANHMQKF
- a CDS encoding SpoVA/SpoVAEb family sporulation membrane protein: MAQETMAQKEKKNQAYNEYVKQVTPTHSLPANMAKAFVLGGIICVIGQFILNIAMNQFGLDKETAGSWCSMILVLSSVILTGCNIYPSLANWGGAGALVPITGFANSVAAPAIEFQKEGQVFGIGCKIFTIAGPVILYGIFTSWALGLIYWIGKCIGWV
- a CDS encoding bifunctional diguanylate cyclase/phosphodiesterase, which encodes MEGNSHGENWEKFCQFIEVLNPCMDDYLYIFDIREDFYAISSGALKRFKISAAQFHNVSEGLREFVYAEDIDMLLEDLALMISGEKDFHNLQYRWLGPDGKPIWINCRGRIIKDTDGKPEFMIGCINEIGAKQKADNTSGLLGESSLMSYVREVGPRVPEGYILRIGIDNFKEINENKGIEYGDMILRKTAECIEGVIQPGQKLYRMVADEFMVIDFQGGSTKKAHKLYKKICQKVEEFIEQNHYEAVYTVSGGILSCSQIQDESFSSIMKLSEFALNEAKRKGKNRSYIFDERDYKEFLRKKELLSEMRYAIYDDYKGFEVHFQPIVDAKIGKLASAETLLRFHSEVTGAVSPVEFIPLLEETGLIIPVGRWVLEQACSRCREIQKYIPDFRVSVNLSYVQVKKSNVLKEITSMIEKYELNPRNLIVELTESGFLESDSNFRKLCDGLKESGVALALDDFGTGYSNFHYLYDLGPNIIKIDRSFTVKALQNDYEHGLLEHIIQMIHSIELRICIEGIETEEELAKINKLEPDYIQGYFFGRPCPYETFYENHVKVAEVEE